The genomic interval ATGTTAACTCTGGAGAGTGTTTGCGACAACTTGTGCTGGTAGTGAAATGCTTAAGCCTCTTGGCTGGTGGTAGTGATGACCATTTTGTagcataatttttttcattttgtttcttgctGATGAAGGAAGAAATGGGGAAGGGAACCCTGATTCAAGTCAACTTTGGAACAGCAATTTCGTTGTATGAGTGAGTTTTAAGACTGCATCCAAGTATTGCCAAAATCCAACCCCAACTTCCGTACATTGCATACAAAACTTGGGATGGAACTGTTGGTGATAGTACTAGATGCCGAAAACAAGACGACGGAAAAAAATTGTAGTAGATAACAAGAAGACGATCAACGATACCAAGTTGAAAACTTATTGTCATCAGTACTGTATATTGAATAAACTAATGGTACAGAAACAAAAACTGCGCCCAGAAACTGTGTGTCAATCTAAGTTTATGTTCAGCATTTCAAGGCTAGCGAGTTTTAGGAAAGTGAAATCTTTGATAGACACCAACAACAACATGATGAGGTACAATCATGGCAACGGCCATTTCCAACAACATGCCGCACTATGCAAAGGGAAGCACGGACGAGTGTTTCTGTAGGGATTCGTTTGTCCCTGCTCCTGCATTAGGCTGTAGATGGTGATTGCAACACATACTCATAGAATTACACCTGCTTTACAAGGATTGAAGCTGCTTAGGAGTTTGAAATCTTTCGAGAATACCCAAGCACCATGACGAAATCTTTTGCAGAGGAGCCGATGGATGCTGGAATTTTTTGTGTGGATGATGCAGTTTGTAGCCACAAGTCGACCAAATTATACATCTCCAATGTGGGGGTCACTGGTTGTCCCATGCATTTGATCTCAACCTGCAAGAAGTGAAGGCTCATTACCGGGAGAAAATAGTTCAAGGATTCCACTAGACCCGAGGGCTTAAGATTTACATATTAGCTATATAAGTGCCAGACCAGTTACTGATGAAATTCCCATTGCATTGCCGAAGTAAAAAAATAGACACTTGCTTACCTCAGTTTCACTAGTAAGGTCTAGCTTCCTCATTAAGTACTTCTGGATAAATGAGACAGGCACACTTCCATCTCTGTAACAAATGAACAACAGACTAAACAGTAAAGAAATTATACCCTTAAATAAATTACTTTTCCCATTTGACATGCTAAGAACAGTGAAATTAACAGCGATGTGCTTTTGACACACACTAACAATGTACTCCATTTAGTGGAAAGGATGAACCAAATGTATCGACAGAATATATGCATACTGCTGCAAAAAAGGACTCCTAAGAATCTTAGATGAAGTGTGCATTTCAGAACCACATTAAAGACAGCGGACTCACTTTATTCTCAAATAACTTGTAGGAATCTGAGGCAAGGATTCTTCTCCTTCCCTGAAACCAATATTATAGagataaagaaaatgaatataaGCCCCTtaagaaaaaaggaaattaaatGAGCATTACGAAAGAAACTAATCAATCAATGttttaaacaataaaaaaagagtTGACAAAAGTTGAGTCTTACTGTTCTTCGGAAGCTACTAGGGAGAACCAAATTGGACCAACTCTTCTCTCAAGTTTTCCACTGCCTGCATCCAAAACAGCTTGGGGTGTAATGCTTGATTCTCCTGAAGCTTCCCTCTTTTGGCGAGCCCTACGCATCTTTTTAGGTTTCATTGTGTCCGGAGAGGGAGGGTTAGTGCTATTCTTTTCATCCTCAACTTTGGAtttctgtttgttttctttactTTTGAATTTACGAACTTGAGATTCACTGGGAATGACAGCCGGTTCTACTCTTTCAGACCCTTGTAAATTGGGTTTGAGAGACTTTGTCCGGTTTGCAACTTCGACCAAGCAATTTAGAGGTTTCCAAAGGTCCTTCCCATCCCATGATTCAGCACCATTCTCAGATCCTTTAATGGATACAGGTTCACTGGGCTCGGCGGGAAAAGAATTCTGTACCGGTCAAGTTAGAAAACAATTAGCGTTAGTATTTTTAATGAAAAGGTATGCATTCTATTTAAGCTTGTAGGAAACAAAACTTATCAGCATTCCAGAAACTGCATAGGGAGAAAAGCATACTAACCGGCCTGGTATTTTTCCCCGACTTATTTGAGGCCTCTGGGGAGCTTTGACTCTCTACATGATCTTCTGCAGATTCATCCTCATTATTATCAGACATCTCACCCAACAGACTGGACCCTTGTAATGTAGAAGCCTTTCTTGCAACAGCTTTAGTTCTTTTTCCTGTAGCGGTTGCTTGGGTTGACGAAACTCTGGGAGTACTGACCACCAATGACGAGAGTGATCTTTCCTTTCTTCGAGCCGGCAGTGCTGAAGGTGTAATTTCAGGAGCATTTAcctttcttcttttgaaaggaaaaatcttGGCCCTTACATCTTGCAAATTGTGATCAGGCCTGATATCCAAAGTCAATATATCATGATTTATATATACAAACAATAATCTCAGGAGTACTGTAAAATTTGGTTAACTGTTCATAATAATATAAAAGGCTGAATTACTAGTTTAAAAGGATTGAAGAATTTAAAAAGTCCGAAAACCATCGacaacaaaattatcaaataattGCATATGCAGCCACATGTAACCAAACAGAAGTTCATCAAGTAATAGGAAAACATGTTACTTTAGTACCACATTCTTGTTTAAAAAACTGAACAATTATTTCCACAAACCCCGGCCACattaaaatatattcaaaAGATCATCTCCAAAAATAATCCCTACTATCCTCAGGATAGTCCTTTCTCAATGAGATGCGAAGGTTATACTAGTACTGGCATACACAAGTAAGAGGAAACCCAACAATTACAGTTAAGGATTTACAAGATCTCCAGAAACTATCAGCAGCTAATTTAAGCACATTTGAACGATTGCAAATGCAGCCACATGTAAACTGAACAGAAGCTCATTGAAAATTAGGAAACTTTACATATTTAATAGCATCTTGTACTTATATCATCTCCAATGAATTTACTATATTCATCAACCGCAAGTTCTCCTAATTGAATCTTCTCCCGCAATAAACTCATATCCTAATGATAGtgtatttaaaaaaatctttATAGGCTTTATGGTAATGTCTTAAATATGCAATGCCGACTGAAACAGAAAATTGGACATTATATGTACAAAAAAGGATCTGAAACAAAAAAGGCAACCGAAACTAGTTTTCcgaacatgcatcaacatcagaATCCACATAACTTATTTTGCTTGATGTTGAAAATTGAACACTTGATCGAGAAGCAGGGGGGTCATATGGTAATGGCATAAACCATGTCATGCTGACTTAACTCAAAACATATTAAAGAAAACCAATATCATCATTGCATTATTTTCTCAGTTCATCAGTTAACAAAGAATAACAACCTTAGTTTCTCCAAGGGAACACAGCCCAGATCGGTCTTGCATATTGGGCAGTGTTCGATATCCTCCTCTGTGATCTTGTCATATATGCACTTCCTGCAAACTGAAGAAGAATTGAGTTATAACTCCATTAGTCATGAGAATCTAAGGGGTATAATActtttcacatttttttttggcaataaGCATCACAATATCCATGCAATAAAAGAAGCTACATTCTTAATCTTGGGAAAGAGGCCATCTACGAAAACAGGAACATTGGGTAGTCATACCCATTATGAACATCGAGATTTACCTGTAAAGACCAACAGAAGGAACTCGCAAGAATACAGAATCTATCCTACGGACCTATATAAAAGCAATGCAACTTAGACCACTCCTAGCAGAGGCCTCTAGATATATCAAATTACCAAACTTTCCACACAATTGAAATAACCACCATATATATCATTGTAACAAGAATCAAACCTTCATGGCTAATCCACCTAACAGAGTTGTTCTGAGTTCAAAGCAAACGAAGCATGAAAGTTTAACAATTCCCACGTGATCCCAAAACCAGCAAGACAAGTCAAACCAAACCCAGATGAGAAAGAATCAAAATACAACCACCCAGATTTCAGAAACCACCAAAAAAGACCCCAAATTTCCaagaatcaaaaccaaaacacaGCAAGAAACAGAACCAAGAGAGAGATACACATACAAACTGagctgagagagagaaaagagagagcaCTGACACGTATGAAGACATTCAGATATAGTTGTGGCCTCTCGAAACAGCTTATTGCAAAGCGGGCAAGTCATGCATGCTGCAATCGTCTCCCTCTTGACCTTCACCACCTGATTCGCCATCTCCCAACTCGCAACTCACTCACCCCAAACTATCAGACCCCAAAATCCACAcgttatatatatcaaatccACACACTAGTGCATGTTGGCGCACACACGAAACTTACGTCCATTTCTCACCTCTCCACCTGCATTGAACAAACACAACCGGCCGAGATTACAACACAACACACGCAGAGACATAACTCAAACTCATCATCGTATCAACAAAGAATGGGGATTACATGGACAGGAGATGTGTCTGAGTCGGTGGGAGATGGGTTAAGTGACGTGGGTTTCgatgtggggggggggggatttgAACAAGAGGGTCGCGGAGAGTTGGTTTGATCTGAATCGAGAGGCTCTCTCTCTGCGTCATAAAAGAGAGACCATGAACCAAAAACTgagttttcttcctttgatttgtttgttttgttttttctttatgTGAAATTTATATTACAAGGGGGTGAAGAGTGGGGCCAACGTGCGCCGGGACCGGGTTTCGTGAATCCGACGGCGAGGTGTAAGGGACTTGTGTCCACATGTGGGATTATTAAGCCAAACGTGGAGCATGCGGTCACATTTTGCTACCTCATAACTCCGTCAAGTTTTACTTCCAAGCCTTCACTTCCCAGTTCCGAccacctcttcttcttttttcaccTTATGTTTTCACCTTTTATTTCTGTCTTTCTTACTCGAAGGGATATGGGGATGAGAGTTTGAATTTTACGGGATAGTAAATGTTAGTAAAGTTGTTATTAATATAACTGTTGGTTTGACGGTTGTGTCACGTGACATATCTAGTGCGTTAAGAAAGTTCGAAAATTTATACCAATTACTAAAAATAACTTGTAACTGAACACTTGtatcacaaatgaaattttccATCCGTTTAACTCTTAGGGAAAGATAAATAATTAGATTGTCAATAGACCTCAATAataagattttgagttgagCTGAGCTTAGAATAATTAATTTCATCAAGGAAGGATTAGGATCTGCTTGATTATTCCCCGCCACATGGGACCTCCAGAGAAATTTTCAGACAGGCAAAGAACAAAGCTCCAtcatttaagaaaaaaaacacttgACAAGGTGAAAGTGAATCTATTAATCCGTACTTGGAAAGTCATTCCATTTGGAATTTGTCAACATAGCTCATGCCTAACAAGCCTGCTAAGTCGTTTTGAAAGTGCAAAGGGTCACCAACAAACAAATCTTCATTTGTATTCAATGACCAATTACTTACAACATTGGAAAGACTATGCCACCAGCAACATGATTTAGTTCACTGAGAAACCCGGTGCCACGCCACTCCTGAAACTATGTCTTATACATCAAATGTTGAATACAAGTATGCCATTGAACCAATATGATCATGGTCATGCGATCATGCCTATATTTGGATACCACagaataaattttaatttctgcAAGCTACACAACGTATTGCCTTCCCAACTCTGATTATACGGTACTGAGTATCAGGATCCCACAAGACCTTTGTGCCGAGCATACGAAACTATACACACGAAAATTGCTGCGCTAGCTATTCCTGTCATAATAACCACCTAATTTATGATGAAAGGGAGAACAAATAGTTAGTTTGGCAAATATTATGATTATGATACAAAAATCAAGCATTCCATTGGATATCTCAAGaaaaaggtttttttttttaagttcagTGCTCTTTTTTGTTTGAACATACCCATTTGAACATGTGCTTATGATTTTCGTTCCAAGTATATGGGATGTTCATGCCAAATATTGCAGCCACCAAAGAATATATAGACACACAAACAGTTCCAGAACTCAGAAACAGCTCTAGCTGCATGTCACAGGGATCGTATCATGTTAACCATCAAAATGGATATGTACTGATTAATCATAAAATATGAGCAGAGTTTCTAATCCATCCTAGCAGATATTACCTGAATTAGCTGATTCCGATGATTGTCAAGCTGCAACAAGATACGCATTAGATCAGTTATGTCAGGCTCAGAAGGTTCTACATAGCACAGAAGAAGCATGAAGAACTTAATTTCATGTTTTCAGATCAATACCTGGATGTTGATGTAATCTTCGGTGTCATCAATGTACTCGCGCAACTGGTAAGAAGAAATGGAATCACACTTTATCTTGTATAAATTTGGATTCGGCATGCTCATAACTGTTTTGGGCCCACAACAGAAACAGTACATTTAGTGCATACCGTGGTCAATTTATTCAATGTGCCTTCAATTTGCATAAAGTAAGCCTGCAAAATAGATAACAAGATTCAACTTAGGCCTAATTTTTGGCTTAATTAACAAAAGTATAAGACCTGAGACAGATGATAACCTCAAGCAACATCTCAAGCTCCTCCACATCATTCTCCTCTTGAACTGTTGTTACACTTGCCCTGCTGGTTCTGGATACTTTAGAGCCTACGGTTATACTAGGAGAGGCGAAAGACCAATTTGGAGCACCAAAGCCACTCATAGGTGAAGTCCCAACCAACTTTCTTGATAAGTAAAGGTCGGCCATGTCATCATCGTCATCAAGAAGCTGTTCGAGCTCATCCCTCACCTACACAGTAGTCCACTTAGGAATTAACTGTAGATCTGTaaattttaagtatttgttaTACTAGTGATTTTACACTGTTGGTAAGGGCAACAAGAATACAACAAAGGGGATCTGATTAGGGGATCTGTaaattttaagtatttgttaTACTAGTAAACTCAAGGTATCCCAAAGGCTTCTTAGGCCCAAGGACTAATCCGTTGGGGGAGGTCTTCCTACATGGACATCGCAGCCCCTCCTTGGCCACTTTTGATAGTTTCGTGAATCGAACCTAGGCTGGGGAGCACACCCAACTAGGCAAGATCCACTACACTCCCTTGCAGTGGTTTATGCACAACTCCATATACTTTTAACCACAGTCAGCAGCAAGTATAAATATGGTATAAGTACATCGAACAACAATAATGACAATTCACTAGTTCATATATGGACTGTCAATGCGTACGAAAAACAAGTGACATGAAGCCAAGCAGGAGCAAAAAAATTTGAGTTGGTACCTATGATTAATAACATAAACTTACTTTTTGAACCCGATTTGTCAACCTGGTCATTGCGCTCTTCAGCTTACGAACCCGATCCAAATTACGACTGCTGATCTGCAATCAACTTAAACTGTTTGAACCAAAGCGAGCAATCTACAAAACTCTTCCTTTTATCAATGTATGACGAAATATTGTTCAATGTAGTCGTGAACAGGATCATACAATCAAGGGATTTCATTCCTTTTGAATAAATAAAGTCAGGTAAATGGATGAAACAGGAACATGAAATTTTTTGCCAAGCAAGGCTCATACCTT from Argentina anserina chromosome 2, drPotAnse1.1, whole genome shotgun sequence carries:
- the LOC126783113 gene encoding E3 ubiquitin protein ligase DRIP2; translation: MANQVVKVKRETIAACMTCPLCNKLFREATTISECLHTFCRKCIYDKITEEDIEHCPICKTDLGCVPLEKLRPDHNLQDVRAKIFPFKRRKVNAPEITPSALPARRKERSLSSLVVSTPRVSSTQATATGKRTKAVARKASTLQGSSLLGEMSDNNEDESAEDHVESQSSPEASNKSGKNTRPNSFPAEPSEPVSIKGSENGAESWDGKDLWKPLNCLVEVANRTKSLKPNLQGSERVEPAVIPSESQVRKFKSKENKQKSKVEDEKNSTNPPSPDTMKPKKMRRARQKREASGESSITPQAVLDAGSGKLERRVGPIWFSLVASEEQEGEESLPQIPTSYLRIKDGSVPVSFIQKYLMRKLDLTSETEVEIKCMGQPVTPTLEMYNLVDLWLQTASSTQKIPASIGSSAKDFVMVLGYSRKISNS
- the LOC126805558 gene encoding magnesium transporter MRS2-I-like, which translates into the protein MIALEMAQNGSLVSSETQVNKKTAALRSWISLNHDGQGTVLDLDKYAIMRRVNIHARDLRLLDPLLSYPSTILGREKVIVLNLEHIKAIITAEEVLLRDPFDDNVLPIVEELQRRLPPASGNINGPGEEEDSGLQKDVETSEDDDFPFEFRALEVALEAICTSLDTCTGELESDAYPALDELTSKISSRNLDRVRKLKSAMTRLTNRVQKVRDELEQLLDDDDDMADLYLSRKLVGTSPMSGFGAPNWSFASPSITVGSKVSRTSRASVTTVQEENDVEELEMLLEAYFMQIEGTLNKLTTLREYIDDTEDYINIQLDNHRNQLIQLELFLSSGTVCVSIYSLVAAIFGMNIPYTWNENHKHMFKWVVIMTGIASAAIFVCIVSYARHKGLVGS